A single Pan troglodytes isolate AG18354 chromosome 19, NHGRI_mPanTro3-v2.0_pri, whole genome shotgun sequence DNA region contains:
- the MINK1 gene encoding misshapen-like kinase 1 isoform X23: MGDPAPARSLDDIDLSALRDPAGIFELVEVVGNGTYGQVYKGRHVKTGQLAAIKVMDVTEDEEEEIKQEINMLKKYSHHRNIATYYGAFIKKSPPGNDDQLWLVMEFCGAGSVTDLVKNTKGNALKEDCIAYICREILRGLAHLHAHKVIHRDIKGQNVLLTENAEVKLVDFGVSAQLDRTVGRRNTFIGTPYWMAPEVIACDENPDATYDYRSDIWSLGITAIEMAEGAPPLCDMHPMRALFLIPRNPPPRLKSKKWSKKFIDFIDTCLIKTYLSRPPTEQLLKFPFIRDQPTERQVRIQLKDHIDRSRKKRGEKEETEYEYSGSEEEDDSHGEEGEPSSIMNVPGESTLRREFLRLQQENKSNSEALKQQQQLQQQQQRDPEAHIKHLLHQRQRRIEEQKEERRRVEEQQRREREQRKLQEKEQQRRLEDMQALRREEERRQAEREQEYKRKQLEEQRQSERLQRQLQQEHAYLKSLQQQQQQQQLQKQQQQQLLPGDRKPLYHYGRGMNPADKPAWAREVEERTRMNKQQNSPLAKSKPGSTGPEPPIPQASPGPPGPLSQTPPMQRPVEPQEGPHKSLQDQPTRNLAAFPASHDPDPAIPAPTATPSARGAVIRQNSDPTSEGPGPSPNPPAWVRPDNEAPPKVPQRTSSIATALNTSGAGGSRPAQAVRARPRSNSAWQIYLQRRAERGTPKPPGPPAQPPGPPNASSNPDLRRSDPGWERSDSVLPASHGHLPQAGSLERNRVGASSKLDSSPVLSPGNKAKPDDHRSRPGRPADFVLLKERTLDEAPRPPKKAMDYSSSSEEVESSEEDEEEGEGGPAEGSRDTPGGRSDGDTDSVSTMVVHDVEEITGTQPPYGGGTMVVQRTPEEERNLLHADSNGYTNLPDVVQPSHSPTENSKGQSPPSKDGSGDYQSRGLVKAPGKSSFTMFVDLGIYQPGGSGDSIPITALVGGEGTRLDQLQYDVRKGSVVNVNPTNTRAHSETPEIRKYKKRFNSEILCAALWGVNLLVGTENGLMLLDRSGQGKVYGLIGRRRFQQMDVLEGLNLLITISGKRNKLRVYYLSWLRNKILHNDPEVEKKQGWTTVGDMEGCGHYRVVKYERIKFLVIALKSSVEVYAWAPKPYHKFMAFKSFADLPHRPLLVDLTVEEGQRLKVIYGSSAGFHAVDVDSGNSYDIYIPVHIQSQITPHAIIFLPNTDGMEMLLCYEDEGVYVNTYGRIIKDVVLQWGEMPTSVAYICSNQIMGWGEKAIEIRSVETGHLDGVFMHKRAQRLKFLCERNDKVFFASVRSGGSSQVYFMTLNRNCIMNW; the protein is encoded by the exons GGTCGGCATGTCAAGACGGGGCAGCTGGCTGCCATCAAGGTCATGGATGTCACGGAG GACGAGGAGGAAGAGATCAAACAGGAGATCAACATGCTGAAAAAGTACTCTCACCACCGCAACATCGCCACCTACTACGGAGCCTTCATCAAGAAGAGCCCCCCAGGAAACGATGACCAGCTCTGG CTGGTGATGGAGTTCTGTGGTGCTGGTTCGGTGACTGACCTGGTAAAGAACACAAAAGGCAACGCCCTGAAGGAGGACTGTATCGCCTATATCTGCAGGGAGATCCTCAGG GGTCTGGCCCATCTCCATGCCCACAAGGTGATCCATCGAGACATCAAGGGGCAGAATGTGCTGCTGACAGAGAATGCTGAGGTCAAGCTAG TGGATTTTGGGGTGAGTGCTCAGCTGGACCGCACCGTGGGCAGACGGAACACTTTCATTGGGACTCCCTACTGGATGGCTCCAGAGGTCATCGCCTGTGATGAGAACCCTGATGCCACCTATGATTACAGG AGTGATATTTGGTCTCTAGGAATCACAGCCATCGAGATGGCAGAGGGAGCCCCCC CTCTGTGTGACATGCACCCCATGCGAGCCCTCTTCCTCATTCCTCGGAACCCTCCGCCCAGGCTCAAGTCCAAGAAGTG GTCTAAGAAGTTCATTGACTTCATTGACACATGTCTCATCAAGACTTACCTGAGCCGCCCACCCACGGAGCAGCTACTGAAGTTTCCCTTCATCCGGGACCAGCCCACGGAGCGGCAGGTCCGCATCCAGCTTAAGGACCACATTGACCGATCCCGGAAGAAGCGGGGTGAGAAAG AGGAGACAGAATATGAGTACAGCGGCAGCGAGGAGGAAGATGACAGCCATGGAGAGGAAGGAGAGCCAAG CTCCATCATGAACGTGCCTGGAGAGTCGACTCTACGCCGGGAGTTTCTCCGGCTCCAGCAGGAAAATAAGAGCAACTCAGAGGCtttaaaacagcagcagcagctgcagcagcagcagcagcgagaCCCCGAGGCACACATCAAACACCTGCTGCACCAGCGGCAGCGGCGCATAGAGGAGCAGAAGGAGGAGCGGCGCCGCGTGGAGGAG CAACAGCGGCGGGAGCGGGAGCAGCGGAAGCTGCAGGAGAAGGAGCAGCAGCGGCGGCTGGAGGACATGCAGGCTCTGCGGCGGGAGGAGGAGCGGCGGCAGGCGGAGCGCGAGCAG GAATACAAGCGGAAGCAGCTGGAGGAGCAGCGGCAGTCAGAACGTCTCCAGAGGcagctgcagcaggagcatgCCTACCTCAAGTCcctgcagcagcagcaacagcagcagcagcttcagaaacagcagcagcagcagctcctgcCTGGGGACAGGAAGCCCCTGTACCATTATGGTCGGGGCATGAATCCCGCTGACAAACCAGCCTGGGCCCGAGAG GTAGAAGAGAGAACAAGGATGAACAAGCAGCAGAACTCTCCCTTGGCCAAGAGCAAGCCAGGCAGCACGGGGCCTGAGCCCCCCATCCCCCAGGCCTCCCCAGGGCCCCCAGGACCCCTTTCCCAGACTCCTCCTATGCAGAGGCCGGTGGAGCCCCAGGAGGGACCGCACAAG TCCCTGCAGGACCAGCCCACCCGAAACCTGGCTGCCTTCCCAGCCTCCCATGACCCCGACCCTGCCATCCCCGCACCCACTGCCACGCCCAGTGCCCGAGGAGCTGTTATCCGCCAGAATTCAGACCCCACCTCTGAAGGACCTGGCCCCAGCCCGAATCCCCCAGCCTGGGTCCGCCCAGATAACGAGGCCCCACCCAAG GTGCCTCAGAGAACCTCATCTATCGCCACTGCCCTTAACACCAGTGGGGCCGGAGGGTCCCGGCCAGCCCAGGCAGTCCGTGCCAG ACCTCGCAGCAACTCCGCCTGGCAAATCTATCTGCAAAGGCGGGCAGAGCGGGGCACCCCAAAGCCTCCAGGGCCCCCTGCTCAGCCCCCTGGCCCGCCCAACGCCTCTAG TAACCCCGACCTCAGGAGGAGCGACCCTGGCTGGGAACGCTCGGACAGCGTCCTTCCAGCCTCTCACGGGCACCTCCCCCAGGCTGGCTCACTGGAGCGGAACCGCGTGGGAG CCTCCTCCAAACTGGACAGCTCCCCTGTGCTCTCCCCTGGGAATAAAGCCAAGCCCGACGACCACCGCTCACGGCCAGGCCGGCCCGCA GACTTTGTGTTGCTGAAAGAGCGGACTCTGGACGaggcccctcggcctcccaagaaggCCATGGACTACTCGTCGTCCAGCGAGGAGGTGGAAAGCAgtgaggaggacgaggaggaagGCGAAGGCGGGCCAGCAGAGGGGAGCAGAGATACCCCTGGGGGCCG CAGCGATGGGGATACAGACAGCGTCAGCACCATGGTGGTCCACGACGTCGAGGAGATCACCGGGACCCAGCCCCCATACGGGGGCGGCACCATGGTGGTCCAGCGC ACCCCTGAAGAGGAGCGGAACCTGCTGCATGCTGACAGCAATGGGTACACAAACCTGCCTGACGTGGTCCAGCCCAGCCACTCACCCACCGAGAACAGCAAAGGCCAAAGCCCACCCTCGAAGGATGGGAGTGGTGAC TACCAGTCTCGTGGGCTGGTAAAGGCCCCTGGCAAGAGCTCGTTCACGATGTTTGTGGATCTAGGGATCTACCAGCCTGGAGGCAGTGGGGACAGCATCCCCATCACAG CCCTAGTGGGTGGAGAGGGCACTCGGCTCGACCAGCTGCAGTACGACGTGAGGAAGGGTTCTGTGGTCAACGTGAATCCCACCAACACCCGGGCCCACAGTGAGACCCCTGAGATCCGGAAGTACAAGAAGCGATTCAACTCCGAGATCCTCTGTGCAGCCCTTTGGG GGGTCAACCTGCTGGTGGGCACGGAGAACGGGCTGATGTTGCTGGACCGAAGTGGGCAGGGCAAGGTGTATGGACTCATTGGGCGGCGACGCTTCCAGCAGATGGATGTGCTGGAGGGGCTCAACCTGCTCATCACCATCTCAG GGAAAAGGAACAAACTGCGGGTGTATTACCTGTCCTGGCTCCGGAACAAGATTCTGCACAATGACCCAGAAGTGGAGAAGAAGCAGGGCTGGACCACCGTGGGGGACATGGAGGGCTGCGGGCACTACCGTGTCG TGAAATACGAGCGGATTAAGTTCCTGGTCATCGCCCTCAAGAGCTCCGTGGAGGTGTATGCCTGGGCCCCCAAACCCTACCACAAATTCATGGCCTTCAAG TCCTTTGCCGACCTCCCCCACCGCCCTCTGCTGGTCGACCTGACAGTAGAGGAGGGGCAGCGGCTCAAGGTCATCTATGGCTCCAGTGCTGGCTTCCATGCTGTGGATGTCGACTCGGGGAACAGCTATGACATCTACATCCCTGTGCAC ATCCAGAGCCAGATCACACCCCATGCCATCATCTTCCTCCCCAACACCGACGGCATGGAGATGCTGCTGTGCTACGAGGACGAGGGCGTCTACGTCAACACATACGGGCGCATCATTAAGGATGTGGTGCTGCAGTGGGGGGAGATGCCTACTTCTGTGG CCTACATCTGCTCCAACCAGATAATGGGCTGGGGTGAGAAAGCCATTGAGATCCGCTCTGTGGAGACGGGCCACCTCGACGGGGTCTTCATGCACAAACGAGCTCAGAGGCTCAAGTTCCTGTGTGAGCGGAATGACAAG GTGTTTTTTGCCTCAGTCCGCTCTGGGGGCAGCAGCCAAGTTTACTTCATGACTCTGAACCGTAACTGCATCATGAACTGGTGA
- the MINK1 gene encoding misshapen-like kinase 1 isoform X25 — protein sequence MGDPAPARSLDDIDLSALRDPAGIFELVEVVGNGTYGQVYKGRHVKTGQLAAIKVMDVTEDEEEEIKQEINMLKKYSHHRNIATYYGAFIKKSPPGNDDQLWLVMEFCGAGSVTDLVKNTKGNALKEDCIAYICREILRGLAHLHAHKVIHRDIKGQNVLLTENAEVKLVDFGVSAQLDRTVGRRNTFIGTPYWMAPEVIACDENPDATYDYRSDIWSLGITAIEMAEGAPPLCDMHPMRALFLIPRNPPPRLKSKKWSKKFIDFIDTCLIKTYLSRPPTEQLLKFPFIRDQPTERQVRIQLKDHIDRSRKKRGEKEETEYEYSGSEEEDDSHGEEGEPSSIMNVPGESTLRREFLRLQQENKSNSEALKQQQQLQQQQQRDPEAHIKHLLHQRQRRIEEQKEERRRVEEQQRREREQRKLQEKEQQRRLEDMQALRREEERRQAEREQEYKRKQLEEQRQSERLQRQLQQEHAYLKSLQQQQQQQQLQKQQQQQLLPGDRKPLYHYGRGMNPADKPAWAREVEERTRMNKQQNSPLAKSKPGSTGPEPPIPQASPGPPGPLSQTPPMQRPVEPQEGPHKSLQDQPTRNLAAFPASHDPDPAIPAPTATPSARGAVIRQNSDPTSEGPGPSPNPPAWVRPDNEAPPKVPQRTSSIATALNTSGAGGSRPAQAVRARPRSNSAWQIYLQRRAERGTPKPPGPPAQPPGPPNASSNPDLRRSDPGWERSDSVLPASHGHLPQAGSLERNRVGASSKLDSSPVLSPGNKAKPDDHRSRPGRPADFVLLKERTLDEAPRPPKKAMDYSSSSEEVESSEEDEEEGEGGPAEGSRDTPGGRDGDTDSVSTMVVHDVEEITGTQPPYGGGTMVVQRTPEEERNLLHADSNGYTNLPDVVQPSHSPTENSKGQSPPSKDGSGDYQSRGLVKAPGKSSFTMFVDLGIYQPGGSGDSIPITALVGGEGTRLDQLQYDVRKGSVVNVNPTNTRAHSETPEIRKYKKRFNSEILCAALWGVNLLVGTENGLMLLDRSGQGKVYGLIGRRRFQQMDVLEGLNLLITISGKRNKLRVYYLSWLRNKILHNDPEVEKKQGWTTVGDMEGCGHYRVVKYERIKFLVIALKSSVEVYAWAPKPYHKFMAFKSFADLPHRPLLVDLTVEEGQRLKVIYGSSAGFHAVDVDSGNSYDIYIPVHIQSQITPHAIIFLPNTDGMEMLLCYEDEGVYVNTYGRIIKDVVLQWGEMPTSVAYICSNQIMGWGEKAIEIRSVETGHLDGVFMHKRAQRLKFLCERNDKVFFASVRSGGSSQVYFMTLNRNCIMNW from the exons GGTCGGCATGTCAAGACGGGGCAGCTGGCTGCCATCAAGGTCATGGATGTCACGGAG GACGAGGAGGAAGAGATCAAACAGGAGATCAACATGCTGAAAAAGTACTCTCACCACCGCAACATCGCCACCTACTACGGAGCCTTCATCAAGAAGAGCCCCCCAGGAAACGATGACCAGCTCTGG CTGGTGATGGAGTTCTGTGGTGCTGGTTCGGTGACTGACCTGGTAAAGAACACAAAAGGCAACGCCCTGAAGGAGGACTGTATCGCCTATATCTGCAGGGAGATCCTCAGG GGTCTGGCCCATCTCCATGCCCACAAGGTGATCCATCGAGACATCAAGGGGCAGAATGTGCTGCTGACAGAGAATGCTGAGGTCAAGCTAG TGGATTTTGGGGTGAGTGCTCAGCTGGACCGCACCGTGGGCAGACGGAACACTTTCATTGGGACTCCCTACTGGATGGCTCCAGAGGTCATCGCCTGTGATGAGAACCCTGATGCCACCTATGATTACAGG AGTGATATTTGGTCTCTAGGAATCACAGCCATCGAGATGGCAGAGGGAGCCCCCC CTCTGTGTGACATGCACCCCATGCGAGCCCTCTTCCTCATTCCTCGGAACCCTCCGCCCAGGCTCAAGTCCAAGAAGTG GTCTAAGAAGTTCATTGACTTCATTGACACATGTCTCATCAAGACTTACCTGAGCCGCCCACCCACGGAGCAGCTACTGAAGTTTCCCTTCATCCGGGACCAGCCCACGGAGCGGCAGGTCCGCATCCAGCTTAAGGACCACATTGACCGATCCCGGAAGAAGCGGGGTGAGAAAG AGGAGACAGAATATGAGTACAGCGGCAGCGAGGAGGAAGATGACAGCCATGGAGAGGAAGGAGAGCCAAG CTCCATCATGAACGTGCCTGGAGAGTCGACTCTACGCCGGGAGTTTCTCCGGCTCCAGCAGGAAAATAAGAGCAACTCAGAGGCtttaaaacagcagcagcagctgcagcagcagcagcagcgagaCCCCGAGGCACACATCAAACACCTGCTGCACCAGCGGCAGCGGCGCATAGAGGAGCAGAAGGAGGAGCGGCGCCGCGTGGAGGAG CAACAGCGGCGGGAGCGGGAGCAGCGGAAGCTGCAGGAGAAGGAGCAGCAGCGGCGGCTGGAGGACATGCAGGCTCTGCGGCGGGAGGAGGAGCGGCGGCAGGCGGAGCGCGAGCAG GAATACAAGCGGAAGCAGCTGGAGGAGCAGCGGCAGTCAGAACGTCTCCAGAGGcagctgcagcaggagcatgCCTACCTCAAGTCcctgcagcagcagcaacagcagcagcagcttcagaaacagcagcagcagcagctcctgcCTGGGGACAGGAAGCCCCTGTACCATTATGGTCGGGGCATGAATCCCGCTGACAAACCAGCCTGGGCCCGAGAG GTAGAAGAGAGAACAAGGATGAACAAGCAGCAGAACTCTCCCTTGGCCAAGAGCAAGCCAGGCAGCACGGGGCCTGAGCCCCCCATCCCCCAGGCCTCCCCAGGGCCCCCAGGACCCCTTTCCCAGACTCCTCCTATGCAGAGGCCGGTGGAGCCCCAGGAGGGACCGCACAAG TCCCTGCAGGACCAGCCCACCCGAAACCTGGCTGCCTTCCCAGCCTCCCATGACCCCGACCCTGCCATCCCCGCACCCACTGCCACGCCCAGTGCCCGAGGAGCTGTTATCCGCCAGAATTCAGACCCCACCTCTGAAGGACCTGGCCCCAGCCCGAATCCCCCAGCCTGGGTCCGCCCAGATAACGAGGCCCCACCCAAG GTGCCTCAGAGAACCTCATCTATCGCCACTGCCCTTAACACCAGTGGGGCCGGAGGGTCCCGGCCAGCCCAGGCAGTCCGTGCCAG ACCTCGCAGCAACTCCGCCTGGCAAATCTATCTGCAAAGGCGGGCAGAGCGGGGCACCCCAAAGCCTCCAGGGCCCCCTGCTCAGCCCCCTGGCCCGCCCAACGCCTCTAG TAACCCCGACCTCAGGAGGAGCGACCCTGGCTGGGAACGCTCGGACAGCGTCCTTCCAGCCTCTCACGGGCACCTCCCCCAGGCTGGCTCACTGGAGCGGAACCGCGTGGGAG CCTCCTCCAAACTGGACAGCTCCCCTGTGCTCTCCCCTGGGAATAAAGCCAAGCCCGACGACCACCGCTCACGGCCAGGCCGGCCCGCA GACTTTGTGTTGCTGAAAGAGCGGACTCTGGACGaggcccctcggcctcccaagaaggCCATGGACTACTCGTCGTCCAGCGAGGAGGTGGAAAGCAgtgaggaggacgaggaggaagGCGAAGGCGGGCCAGCAGAGGGGAGCAGAGATACCCCTGGGGGCCG CGATGGGGATACAGACAGCGTCAGCACCATGGTGGTCCACGACGTCGAGGAGATCACCGGGACCCAGCCCCCATACGGGGGCGGCACCATGGTGGTCCAGCGC ACCCCTGAAGAGGAGCGGAACCTGCTGCATGCTGACAGCAATGGGTACACAAACCTGCCTGACGTGGTCCAGCCCAGCCACTCACCCACCGAGAACAGCAAAGGCCAAAGCCCACCCTCGAAGGATGGGAGTGGTGAC TACCAGTCTCGTGGGCTGGTAAAGGCCCCTGGCAAGAGCTCGTTCACGATGTTTGTGGATCTAGGGATCTACCAGCCTGGAGGCAGTGGGGACAGCATCCCCATCACAG CCCTAGTGGGTGGAGAGGGCACTCGGCTCGACCAGCTGCAGTACGACGTGAGGAAGGGTTCTGTGGTCAACGTGAATCCCACCAACACCCGGGCCCACAGTGAGACCCCTGAGATCCGGAAGTACAAGAAGCGATTCAACTCCGAGATCCTCTGTGCAGCCCTTTGGG GGGTCAACCTGCTGGTGGGCACGGAGAACGGGCTGATGTTGCTGGACCGAAGTGGGCAGGGCAAGGTGTATGGACTCATTGGGCGGCGACGCTTCCAGCAGATGGATGTGCTGGAGGGGCTCAACCTGCTCATCACCATCTCAG GGAAAAGGAACAAACTGCGGGTGTATTACCTGTCCTGGCTCCGGAACAAGATTCTGCACAATGACCCAGAAGTGGAGAAGAAGCAGGGCTGGACCACCGTGGGGGACATGGAGGGCTGCGGGCACTACCGTGTCG TGAAATACGAGCGGATTAAGTTCCTGGTCATCGCCCTCAAGAGCTCCGTGGAGGTGTATGCCTGGGCCCCCAAACCCTACCACAAATTCATGGCCTTCAAG TCCTTTGCCGACCTCCCCCACCGCCCTCTGCTGGTCGACCTGACAGTAGAGGAGGGGCAGCGGCTCAAGGTCATCTATGGCTCCAGTGCTGGCTTCCATGCTGTGGATGTCGACTCGGGGAACAGCTATGACATCTACATCCCTGTGCAC ATCCAGAGCCAGATCACACCCCATGCCATCATCTTCCTCCCCAACACCGACGGCATGGAGATGCTGCTGTGCTACGAGGACGAGGGCGTCTACGTCAACACATACGGGCGCATCATTAAGGATGTGGTGCTGCAGTGGGGGGAGATGCCTACTTCTGTGG CCTACATCTGCTCCAACCAGATAATGGGCTGGGGTGAGAAAGCCATTGAGATCCGCTCTGTGGAGACGGGCCACCTCGACGGGGTCTTCATGCACAAACGAGCTCAGAGGCTCAAGTTCCTGTGTGAGCGGAATGACAAG GTGTTTTTTGCCTCAGTCCGCTCTGGGGGCAGCAGCCAAGTTTACTTCATGACTCTGAACCGTAACTGCATCATGAACTGGTGA